One Gimesia aquarii DNA segment encodes these proteins:
- a CDS encoding adenosine deaminase produces the protein MDDFIAGLPKAELHLHIEGTLEPELAFQLSEKNGIAIPFQSVDEMRAAYNFKDLQSFLDLYYASISVVLTEEDFHDLTMAYLKKAASQNVRHTEIFFDPQSHTDRNIPFETALNGITAALKQAQTELGISSHLILSFLRHLSEESAIQTLQQAIPFREQIIAVGLDSSELGHPPSKFVNVFAEARRQGFRVVCHAGEEGPPEYITEALDLLQAERIDHGVRCMEDAALVERLIEEQIPLTVCPLSNIRLCVFETMTEHSLKRMLDAGLVVSVNSDDPPYFGGYVNENFLAVQEAFDLSRDQLVKLARNSFESAFLTEEEKQKLISELADYTG, from the coding sequence ATGGATGATTTTATTGCAGGATTACCGAAAGCAGAATTACATTTGCACATTGAAGGAACTCTGGAGCCTGAATTGGCCTTTCAACTTTCTGAAAAGAATGGAATTGCAATTCCCTTTCAATCTGTAGATGAGATGCGAGCCGCTTACAATTTCAAGGACCTACAGTCGTTTCTCGATTTGTATTACGCTTCAATCAGTGTCGTTCTCACAGAAGAAGATTTCCATGACCTGACGATGGCCTACTTGAAAAAAGCAGCGTCGCAAAACGTGCGACATACTGAAATTTTCTTCGATCCTCAGTCACATACTGACCGAAATATTCCCTTTGAAACAGCCCTCAATGGAATCACAGCGGCCCTCAAACAGGCACAAACCGAGCTTGGAATTTCCTCCCATTTAATCCTCAGTTTCTTACGTCACTTATCTGAAGAGTCAGCAATTCAGACTCTGCAGCAGGCCATTCCATTTCGCGAGCAAATCATTGCTGTCGGCCTGGATTCATCGGAACTGGGCCATCCCCCGTCCAAATTTGTGAATGTGTTCGCAGAAGCCCGTCGTCAGGGTTTCCGCGTCGTGTGCCATGCGGGTGAGGAAGGACCACCTGAATATATCACCGAAGCACTGGACCTACTCCAGGCAGAACGGATCGATCATGGCGTGCGTTGTATGGAAGATGCAGCACTGGTCGAGCGGCTTATTGAAGAGCAGATCCCCTTAACAGTCTGTCCGCTTTCAAACATAAGACTCTGTGTTTTCGAGACTATGACAGAACATTCCTTGAAACGAATGCTGGACGCCGGTCTGGTCGTTAGCGTGAACTCGGACGATCCACCTTACTTCGGTGGCTATGTCAATGAAAATTTCCTAGCTGTTCAAGAAGCATTTGATCTTTCACGTGATCAACTGGTCAAGCTCGCGCGAAATTCGTTCGAATCAGCGTTTCTTACTGAAGAAGAAAAACAAAAACTGATTTCCGAATTGGCAGACTACACTGGCTGA
- a CDS encoding DUF1559 domain-containing protein has protein sequence MMTLRPFSSRATGTLKQSSKNRHGFTLIELLVVIAIIAILIALLLPAVQQAREAARRTQCKNNLKQIGLAFHNFHDVHDHLPTGARDGAGTSFACCNAREREGWSWSYQILPYMEQANIYELGTDDDPVGTYPIVAREGIKSYYCPSRRKPTSYGSGFYRSDYAGNGGQRGPGGVASAPSNGQKGVLVQTTAVTELRINDIKDGASNTIMVAEKALHPDRHGSDGGDNEPWNNAGWDECVIRWGAGINSAGLEYGIPPLPDSDAPTNTAGVVDKGGVNWTNWHPYFGSAHHGGMNACLADGSVRLISYNIDGEVMRRISMRNDGETVGEF, from the coding sequence ATGATGACGTTACGTCCATTTTCTTCCCGGGCTACCGGTACGTTAAAACAATCCTCAAAAAATCGTCATGGGTTTACACTGATCGAATTATTGGTAGTTATTGCCATCATTGCGATTTTGATTGCCTTGTTGTTACCCGCCGTTCAACAGGCACGTGAAGCAGCACGCCGCACACAGTGTAAAAATAACCTGAAGCAAATTGGGCTGGCCTTTCATAACTTCCACGATGTGCACGATCATCTTCCAACAGGAGCCCGTGATGGTGCAGGGACTTCATTTGCCTGCTGTAACGCAAGAGAACGTGAAGGTTGGAGCTGGAGTTATCAGATTCTCCCCTATATGGAACAGGCAAATATTTATGAACTGGGCACGGATGATGACCCTGTGGGAACTTATCCCATTGTCGCGCGCGAAGGTATTAAAAGTTACTACTGCCCCAGTCGACGTAAGCCGACTTCTTATGGTAGCGGATTTTATCGTAGCGACTATGCTGGAAATGGGGGGCAACGTGGACCAGGTGGAGTCGCCAGTGCTCCCAGTAATGGCCAAAAGGGAGTTCTTGTTCAAACCACCGCGGTTACTGAACTGCGGATTAATGATATTAAAGATGGTGCGTCTAACACCATCATGGTTGCCGAAAAAGCATTACACCCTGATCGTCATGGCTCTGATGGTGGTGACAATGAGCCTTGGAATAACGCGGGCTGGGATGAATGTGTTATTCGTTGGGGTGCTGGTATTAACAGTGCCGGTCTGGAATATGGTATCCCTCCCCTACCCGATTCCGATGCACCTACCAACACCGCAGGTGTCGTTGATAAAGGTGGTGTTAACTGGACTAACTGGCATCCCTACTTCGGCTCAGCACATCACGGTGGAATGAATGCCTGTCTGGCCGATGGTTCGGTACGTTTAATTAGCTATAACATCGATGGCGAAGTCATGCGTCGGATCAGTATGCGAAACGACGGGGAGACGGTCGGCGAGTTCTAA
- a CDS encoding RHS repeat-associated core domain-containing protein: MYGNLISQTRSTDSSFYRFNPLGSTRELTDEMETVTDSYLYRVFYLYRVFGEVRSSTGTTVNLYQWVGNQGHYHDAESGLYSLRNRFYGAGEGRFKSEDPIGFDDGDSNLYLSVHQSMGFHVH; the protein is encoded by the coding sequence GTGTATGGCAATCTGATCAGCCAGACGCGTTCTACCGACAGCAGCTTCTACCGCTTTAATCCACTGGGCAGTACTCGAGAACTGACCGATGAAATGGAAACCGTCACCGACAGTTATCTCTATAGGGTCTTTTATCTCTATAGGGTCTTTGGTGAAGTTAGAAGCAGCACCGGCACCACCGTGAACCTGTATCAATGGGTGGGGAATCAAGGTCATTACCATGACGCCGAAAGCGGTCTGTATAGCCTCCGCAATCGGTTTTATGGTGCTGGCGAGGGACGCTTCAAATCAGAGGATCCAATTGGTTTTGATGATGGCGACAGTAACCTTTATCTCTCAGTTCATCAATCAATGGGATTTCACGTTCATTGA
- a CDS encoding BON domain-containing protein, translating into MYKDKVNFLRSLKYRSIMSQNITIDHAHQLCELVKHAITNSILVAHQNIQFKIDQQQVVLTGNVNSYYEKQLAQESVSRVKGVRQVHNCLTVEPFLQEEKAEFAH; encoded by the coding sequence ATGTATAAGGACAAAGTTAATTTTTTAAGATCCTTAAAGTATCGGTCTATTATGTCACAAAACATCACTATCGACCATGCTCATCAACTCTGTGAATTAGTGAAGCATGCAATTACAAACTCAATATTAGTAGCTCATCAGAACATTCAATTCAAAATTGATCAGCAACAGGTAGTTTTAACCGGAAATGTGAACAGCTACTACGAAAAACAGTTAGCTCAAGAATCTGTAAGTCGCGTGAAAGGAGTCAGGCAGGTCCACAATTGCCTGACTGTAGAACCGTTTCTACAAGAAGAAAAAGCAGAATTTGCTCACTGA
- a CDS encoding ArnT family glycosyltransferase, translating into MVVISDQELLQRSVEPAHDLFPVMRRAAVMSPLVILLSLGPGLLAFHSYRIDELSAWFGLQCLGKASLISDSGNALISQPPLVRWIYTGLLKLIGHWSSSLVFFSYISTSLLLFIAYRFSRKFCNARYATVFCFLLAFHPLVLRQIQLIEAPAFPIVFALLTIWGFVGHIQSEAGIVSQKLLFGGIALGICLLSGGSLALGVLLILGLFIINPIDFPKSRLPSDQKKIPVLIQAVRAWKSLVILAFTGFAVGGWWELMAASQIDGFWGKWFAGPGQPMISLYWKSEFYPNYFLRDIMSSMGFLLGFALFGLFHGAKRILNPQGNFTDVAWLRLIMIWVICGLFFWWGVQYLPQMKASTRAMWKLFFMIPMIAIVAWEFQQIALRRVNYPTVLVVFTVGVLSVIFLSASQGNTLSPEVSGRFLRQLIVLGLSLIMVLWYSNRFKKEHGHRVVVIALVIALSCLHIVYGVYSVPKPNPAGERLQQFEHQLRLTQNVSDCILVSKDDQPPMELTFLIFYLWGDINFKQIQGAVLPQDLDLPESANLKSASRVDAEKHVIIRWAASPIALRNIINAGFVLKPVASPDVYKQQELEADLVSRSPQGF; encoded by the coding sequence TTGGTAGTCATTAGTGATCAGGAACTATTACAGAGATCAGTAGAGCCTGCTCATGACTTGTTTCCAGTGATGAGACGTGCGGCTGTCATGTCGCCTTTAGTCATATTGCTGTCCTTGGGGCCAGGACTTTTGGCATTCCATTCTTATCGAATTGATGAGCTGTCAGCCTGGTTTGGATTACAGTGTCTCGGGAAAGCCAGTTTAATCAGCGATAGCGGTAATGCACTCATTTCCCAGCCTCCTCTCGTACGCTGGATCTATACAGGCCTGCTTAAATTAATTGGTCATTGGTCATCCTCATTAGTTTTTTTTTCCTATATTTCAACTTCGCTTCTACTGTTTATTGCATATCGATTTTCCAGAAAATTTTGTAATGCCCGATACGCGACAGTCTTTTGTTTCCTTCTGGCATTTCATCCTTTGGTTTTAAGACAGATTCAACTTATCGAAGCACCTGCGTTTCCGATCGTATTTGCTTTATTAACGATCTGGGGGTTCGTGGGGCACATTCAGTCTGAAGCAGGAATTGTGTCTCAGAAGTTATTATTTGGTGGAATTGCATTAGGAATATGTTTACTTTCAGGAGGATCCCTGGCACTGGGAGTCCTGCTGATATTGGGGCTTTTTATTATCAACCCCATCGATTTTCCCAAGAGTCGTCTTCCTTCAGATCAGAAAAAAATACCTGTATTGATACAAGCAGTTCGTGCCTGGAAATCATTAGTCATACTCGCATTTACTGGCTTTGCTGTGGGAGGCTGGTGGGAATTAATGGCTGCATCACAGATTGATGGGTTTTGGGGGAAATGGTTTGCAGGACCTGGCCAGCCCATGATCAGTTTGTACTGGAAATCCGAATTTTATCCCAACTATTTTTTGCGTGATATTATGTCCTCGATGGGCTTCTTATTGGGGTTTGCTCTGTTTGGATTGTTTCATGGAGCAAAGCGTATCTTAAATCCTCAGGGGAACTTTACAGATGTGGCCTGGTTAAGATTGATTATGATTTGGGTCATTTGTGGGTTGTTCTTTTGGTGGGGAGTGCAGTATCTGCCACAAATGAAGGCCAGTACCCGCGCAATGTGGAAGCTGTTCTTTATGATTCCTATGATTGCGATTGTAGCTTGGGAATTTCAACAGATTGCTTTGCGACGAGTTAATTATCCAACTGTTTTGGTTGTTTTTACAGTCGGTGTTCTGTCTGTGATTTTTCTTAGTGCCTCCCAGGGAAACACACTGAGCCCTGAAGTTTCAGGCCGTTTTTTGCGACAATTAATCGTTCTGGGTTTATCGCTTATTATGGTTCTCTGGTATAGCAATCGGTTTAAAAAAGAACATGGCCATCGTGTTGTAGTCATTGCGCTAGTGATCGCGTTATCTTGTTTACACATTGTTTACGGAGTTTATTCGGTTCCGAAACCTAACCCGGCGGGAGAACGATTGCAACAATTCGAGCATCAACTGCGTTTAACTCAGAATGTGTCGGACTGCATTCTGGTGAGTAAAGACGATCAACCCCCAATGGAGCTAACATTCCTGATTTTTTATCTCTGGGGAGACATCAATTTCAAACAGATCCAAGGTGCTGTTCTGCCTCAAGATCTAGATTTACCAGAGTCAGCAAATTTAAAATCAGCAAGCAGAGTTGACGCAGAAAAACATGTGATTATTCGTTGGGCAGCCTCTCCAATTGCATTGCGAAATATCATCAATGCAGGGTTTGTTTTAAAGCCAGTGGCTTCACCCGATGTATATAAACAACAGGAACTCGAGGCAGATCTGGTAAGCAGATCCCCCCAAGGGTTTTGA